One Astatotilapia calliptera chromosome 1, fAstCal1.2, whole genome shotgun sequence DNA segment encodes these proteins:
- the atxn1l gene encoding ataxin-1-like: protein MKPAQERNQECLPPKKRDLPISNSSSGAGGTVGGGVPVGGANSGAGSAAGGIAEEEVVSIQNCGASSETQGGTPSGEWLRAQPGLHYGVDNSDSIPAVPVDQYSMLYKVALPSATYSPTSLHPVLSHISPAYTVHSPLLQHHPGIPYSPLGYAQIPHSSLQFVSSPYAAVPYALPPGFVPGSLISPSGTIPQPHAVSHLVPYPSVIQEGVVSPPPQAQVAAHTFAKVAASSGVPLMLPSEQAAQQHLGTVGVLPATELSSRGMPIFCHPQGARGATAVRDYHSSQQENELEVNGGDKEQGAREVVPDSVYTARNARLPQVASSSASQEHSQDKVLQNRRLEERSSPGQRSTPDSDLEVQQVVGRLVSSNQSGIGARKEVSFAPLNLSQGGHRARDVHGESPGVISSRTAYAAQNASYSDHRVTALQQQAGQPGHAVMLANGQPVLIPLECHPHQQPQQHYPGQANDASASHASTTLASPSPSFKASDSSARVCLSERVEPITAQQQPLPQPPVQPTADATQALTSSLAPAPASCNPSHFMKGAIIQLATGELKRVEDLQTQDFVRSAEVSGGLKIDSSLVMDIRASQQRPGLVSLHFTVGEQQSKVTIDVPPEHPFFVFGQGWSSCSPERTAQLYGLACHHLQVGDMCVSITLQQQQQPPLPPQQQKQPQHHHSQTQQQQNLSRTISKANAISGPGHQLMGPPAPQQSRPPSHFRLDRIHRERQKDGEKDLADKEEATQLGAVGRTESPIRPSRTSGEHPRSQSSYHLHTEGSAFAEAGMGAMQAAVGASQRRWSSPGLRRYSMKGDEGPRPQIISSSHTRPSFIPQEVKLSIEGRSNAGK from the exons ATGAAACCAGCTCAGGAGCGTAATCAGGAGTGCCTGCCTCCTAAGAAAAGGGATCTCCCAATAAGTAACAGCAGCAGTGGAGCTGGAGGGACAGTGGGAGGTGGGGTTCCAGTCGGAGGGGCTAACAGCGGAGCTGGCAGTGCTGCTGGTGGTATTGCAGAAGAGGAAGTGGTTTCCATCCAGAATTGTGGAGCCAGCAGTGAAACTCAGGGAGGGACCCCCTCTGGAGAGTGGCTGCGAGCTCAGCCAGGGCTTCATTATGGAGTGGATAATTCTGACAGCATACCGGCAGTGCCCGTTGACCAGTACAGTATGCTCTACAAAGTGGCCCTTCCATCTGCTACCTACTCACCTACCAGTTTACACCCAGTGTTAAGCCACATTTCTCCAGCCTATACTGTACACTCTCCCCTCCTGCAGCATCATCCTGGCATTCCCTATTCCCCTCTTGGTTATGCACAGATCCCTCATTCTTCTCTCCAGTTTGTCAGTTCCCCTTATGCAGCAGTACCTTACGCGCTCCCCCCTGGTTTTGTCCCAGGATCATTAATCTCTCCCTCAGGGACCATCCCGCAGCCCCATGCTGTGTCCCACCTTGTTCCCTACCCATCTGTCATACAAGAAGGTGTTGTTTCTCCACCTCCTCAGGCCCAGGTGGCTGCTCATACCTTTGCCAAAGTTGCAGCTTCCAGTGGTGTCCCACTGATGCTGCCCTCAGAGCAAGCTGCCCAGCAGCACCTTGGTACTGTTGGAGTCCTGCCTGCAACAGAGCTTAGCTCCCGAGGGATGCCCATCTTCTGCCACCCTCAGGGAGCAAGGGGTGCCACTGCTGTCAGAGACTACCACAGTTCCCAGCAGGAGAATGAATTGGAGGTGAATGGAGGGGACAAAGAGCAGGGAGCCAGAGAGGTTGTACCAGACTCGGTCTACACTGCCAGAAATGCACGTCTACCACAGGTTGCATCCAGCTCAGCATCACAGGAGCACAGCCAAGACAAAGTCCTGCAGAACCGAAGACTGGAAGAGAGAAGTTCTCCTGGTCAGCGCAGCACTCCGGACAGTGACCTGGAG GTGCAGCAGGTGGTTGGGCGTTTGGTTTCCTCTAACCAAAGTGGTATCGGAGCACGGAAAGAGGTCTCCTTTGCTCCCTTGAACCTCTCTCAGGGTGGCCACAGAGCCAGAGATGTCCACGGAGAGAGTCCAGGTGTAATTTCCAGCCGAACGGCGTATGCGGCGCAGAACGCGAGTTACAGTGATCACAGAGTCACCGCCCTCCAGCAGCAAGCAGGACAGCCAGGCCACGCTGTCATGCTTGCCAATGGGCAACCGGTACTTATTCCCTTGGAGTGTCATCCGCATCAGCAACCACAACAACACTACCCGGGACAGGCTAATGATGCCTCAGCCAGCCATGCCTCTACCACACTGGCCTCCCCTAGCCCAAGCTTTAAAGCCTCTGATTCTTCAGCCAGAGTGTGCCTCTCTGAAAGGGTGGAGCCAATCACAGCTCAGCAGCAGCCTCTCCCGCAGCCTCCAGTCCAGCCTACAGCAGATGCGACTCAGGCCTTAACTTCAAGCCTTGCTCCCGCACCGGCTTCTTGCAACCCATCGCACTTCATGAAGGGGGCAATTATTCAGCTGGCTACTGGGGAGCTGAAGCGTGTGGAGGACCTGCAGACTCAGGATTTTGTGCGTAGCGCCGAAGTGAGCGGAGGGCTTAAAATCGACTCAAGCTTGGTGATGGACATCCGCGCCAGCCAGCAGAGACCCGGCCTGGTTTCACTTCATTTTACTGTGGGGGAGCAGCAGAGCAAAGTGACCATCGACGTGCCCCCGGAGCACCCCTTCTTTGTCTTTGGCCAGGGATGGTCATCTTGCAGCCCCGAACGCACGGCCCAGCTCTACGGCTTGGCCTGCCATCATCTACAAGTTGGTGACATGTGTGTGTCCATcaccctgcagcagcagcagcagccaccgCTTCCTCCACAACAACAGAAGCAACCACAGCACCATCATTCACAAACGCAACAACAACAGAACCTGTCCAGGACTATAAGCAAAGCCAATGCTATATCAGGACCTGGTCACCAGCTAATGGGGCCTCCAGCCCCTCAGCAGTCACGGCCACCATCTCATTTCAGGTTGGACCGCATtcacagagaaagacagaaggaTGGAGAGAAAGATTTGGCCGATAAAGAGGAAGCCACACAGCTCGGGGCTGTAGGCCGCACTGAGTCGCCCATCAGACCAAGTAGGACCTCAGGAGAGCATCCAAGGAGCCAGAGCAGTTACCACTTGCACACAGAAGGCTCTGCTTTTGCAGAGGCAGGGATGGGAGCAATGCAGGCTGCAGTAGGTGCCTCACAGAGACGCTGGTCCTCGCCTGGCCTCCGAAGATACAGTATGAAGGGAGACGAAGGGCCACGCCCTCAGATAATCAGCTCCAGCCACACAAGGCCTTCTTTCATCCCACAGGAGGTCAAACTGTCCATTGAGGGGCGCTCTAATGCAGGGAAGTAG